The Synergistales bacterium DNA window CAGTGGGCGGTTGCCCTCTGCATGAATCCAGAGAGCGGCGAGGTGCTCGGGATGGTCAGTTGGCCGACCTTCGATCCGAATCGCCGGGAGACCATGCATCCCCAGCGAGTACTGCGGAATAATGCTGTAGGACGTATCTACGAACCGGGCTCCGCGCTCAAGCCCATCGTTATGGGGATCGCCCTTGAGCAGGATTATGTCGAAGAGGGGGAGGTCTTCCACTGTCCGGGACGTATCCGTATTGCCGATGGATGGATCAGCGAGATATACAATCAATCCCACGGGAAGAGCACATTGGAAGAGATCATTGTCCAGTCCTCGAATGTCGGAATGGCCAAAATCGGTTTGCGCTTCCAGGCCCAGGATGTCTATGACGCACTCAGGCTGTGGGGGTTTGACCGTGAGACAGGCATCGGTGTCCCCGGTGAAGAGAAGGGGATGCTGTACAAACCAGGACGCTGGGTTGGAGTGATTCCAGCCAATATAGCCATCGGGCAGGGCATCGCCGTGACGCCGCTGCAGCTGACAACCGCGATTTCGGCGATTGCCAACGGCGGACATCTGTTGCGACCATATCTGGTGGATTCTGTACTGGACGCCGAGGGGGAGAAATTGTATGTTGGTCGCCGCACCGAGCGTGCCCGGGTGTTGTGTGCCGACACGGCGCAGTGGCTGCAGGGAGCAATGAGACAGGTGGTCGCCCTGGGGACAGGACAGAGAGCCGATGTGGAAGGGCTTGAGATTGCCGGAAAGACCGGTACCTCCCAGGTGGCCTTGAGGGGCGAGTACAAAGAAGATCGATACGTAGCGACCTTTGTCGGCTTCTGGCCTCAACATCACCCGGAATACGTCATGCTTGTGAGTATCGGGGAACCGGAAGGGGAAGCCTATACCGGCGGTCGTGTCGCCGCGCCCGTTTTTCGAAAGATGGCTGAGCTGATCAGCCGGGCGGGTCTGTAGCCTGCCGTTTCCCGGGCTGTTTGCGAAGAGGTTGGTGTGCTGATGATGAAACTAGAGGAGATTGCTTTGTTCCTGTCAGAGCACGGATTTCTCCAGGAGAGACGCGTCCCGGGCAGGGGCGAACACAGCCCTTCCGTGGCAGCTGTCGCCCACGATCACCGCTATGTGCATAGGGATACCCTCTTTGCCTGTGTCCGCGGGGAGCACATAGATGGACACGGTTTTGCCGGCGAGGCGTTCCAGCGAGGGGCAAGCGCCCTTCTCTGCCGGGATATCCTCGATGTTCCCCTTCCGCAGCTCCAGACCTCGGACACACGACGCGTCATGGGCCTGGCGGCGGCGAAGATGTTCGGGTTCCCGGCGAACTCCCTTCTGCTCATTGCCGTCACGGGCACCAACGGAAAGACCACCACCAGTTGTGTCTTGCAACACATCCTCCGGCAGGCGGGACACATCTGCGGTCGTATAGGCAGTCTCGGATACCACGATGGCCTGAGTGGGCACCCCTTGGCCCATACGACCCCCGAGGGGACGGATCTCCAGCGCATGCTGGCGGAAATGGTGGACAGAGGGTGTACGGCCTGCGTGATGGAAGCGTCCTCCCATGCGCTTGTGCAGGGAAGGCTGGCCGGTTGCCTCTTTGACGGCGCAGTGGTGACCAATGTGACGTCCGAGCATCTTGATTATCACGGAACGATGGAACAGTATTTCTCGGCCAAAGCACTTCTTGTTGCGGCGCACATGAAACCTGGCGGGAAGGTGCTCGCGAACCTCGATAATCCCTACTCGGCGAGGATTTGTCATCGCTATCCCGCAAACGCCAAAGGCTTTTCCGTTGATGCGCGCCGCGGTGCCTATGTGCTGTCCGACAGCACCTATTCAACGAAAGGAACGGCCTGCTCGATAGGGACACCGACAGGGGGCATGCCTGATGTGTTTCTGTCTCTTCCCGGGATGTTCAATGCGCAGAATCTCCTCGGTGCCGCCGGCCTGCTGCTGGAGCTTGGTCTGGAACCCGAGGTGGTCCGCCATGGGCTGGCATCCCTTTCTCCCGTGCCGGGGCGCTTTGAGTGCTACACCACCACCGGTGGGATAGGATGTGTCATTGATTTTGCGCACACACCGGATGCCCTGGAAACAATCCTCAAGGCGACCCGTGGTATCACTGCGGGACGTATCCTTGTGGTGTTTGGATGTGGGGGAGACCGCTTCCGGGCGAAGCGGCCCGAGATGGCCCGCATTGCCGATGCGTTGGCTGATTATATCGTTATCACGAACGATAATCCGCGTTTTGAAGAACCTGCCGCGATTGCAGAGGAGATCGCCGCCGGTATTCCGGAGGCCTTTCAGCAGGAGAAAGCGATGATACTCCTGGATCGGCAACAGGCGATCTACACCGCATTGGATGTGGCGCAACGGGGCGACACGGTGCTCCTGGCCGGAAAGGGGGCCGAGGAGTACATCATCTTTGGAGACAGGAGACTGCCGCATAGCGACCGGGGCTGTCTGTTCCACTGGGTAGAGCAAAGGGGTGAGGGGCTTCAATGAAGCGTGAGACGGAAGGGTGCTCTGCTGTCCTCGGCTTCGAGGGTGCCGACGGGTTGGAGGTCTCCGGGTGCTCTCGGGACTATCCAGACCGATGGTGTTCCGACAGCAGGGATTGCCGCGAAGGCTCCTGTTTTGTCGCCCTGCCTGGGGAGAAGCGTGACGGCCATGAGTATATCGACGATGCGCTCGAGCATGGTGCTGCCTGGGTGATGCTCAGCAAAAGCAGGTACAAGGAGTACGCGTATTTGGAGAGCGAGGTATGCCTGCTTTCCGCGGAGGACACCCTGGAGGCGCTGATTGCGTTGGCGAAGCGTCGGCTTTCTGCCCTTGCTTTGAAGCATGTTATCGCTGTCACCGGAAGTGTCGGCAAGACCACCACCAGAATGATGATTGCCCGGCTGTTGCAGCGGCGATACCGGGTCTACCAGGCCCGGGGGAGTTTTAATACAGCCATTGGGTGTGCGCTGACCATTCTCGAAGCACCTGAGGATATTGATATCCTTGTTCTTGAGATGGGAGCGAACCGCCCTGGGGAGATCCGGGAGCTGGTCACCCTCTTCCCTCCGGATATCGCTTTCCTGACAGAGGTGGCCGCAGCGCATCTGAAGGGGTTTTCCGATATCCAGGGTGTGTGCAGAGCAAAAATGGAGATTACCGAGTCGCAGGCTCTGGGTGCCTTTTTCTACAATGCCGACAACCAGACCATTGCGCAGCATCTTGAAAACCCTTTGCCGGGAGCGAGGATGGTTCCCGTGGGGAGGGAGGCAGGCAGTGACGGGGTGGCTATCGGCGCCGCACAATTTGTCTGTGACGAAACGGGACTTGGCCTCGCGGTGGAATTGACCCACCGGCGGCAGAGGATGCCCCTCCGCTCCTCTCTCTACGGGGAACATCATGCCTATACCGTTGCCTTCGGCGTGGGATGCGCACTGTGGCTCCGTGTCCCGGTCGACGACATCCGCAGTGAGCTGGAGCGCATTGCGCCGCTTCCCGGAAGAGGGCGGTATGCTTTCGGTCCCGGCCGTCAACTGGTGATCGATGAATCCTACAATGCCAATCCGGCCTCCATGAAGGCGTCGGTTGGCTCGGCGAGGCGTGTGGTGGATCAGTGCGGCTTTAACAGGCTGGTGGCTGTGCTCGGAGGCATGGGGGAGCTGGGGACCTCGGCTTCCGCTCTGCACGAACAGGTTCTCCAGGAGAGCGTCCTGGGCAATGTCGACGTGCTTGTGCTTGTGGGGGATGAATGGAGATCTTGCCGATCCTTCCAGGAGGCAGCCGGAGCTCGACTCCGGTTCGCCGACAACGCTGAAGAGGCGGCGGAGCTGGTAGAGGGTTGTCTCGACGCTGGGGATGTTCTCCTGATAAAAGGGTCCAACGTCTATCACTTGAGTGCCGTCGCTGCCCCATACTTTGAAGAGCAAGAGAGTCCCGTCCAATGACAAACGCAACGATGGTGCTGTTCGGGCTTTCTCTCTTTCTTGCTGTGGTCCTGGCGGAAGGGTTTTTCATCCGTTACCTGAGGACGAACAATCTCAACCAGCGCATCAAGCTCTACGGGCCGCAACGGCACCTTTGCGACAAACGGGAAACCCCCACCATGGGAGGCATTGTCTTTGTCATCGCTGCACTCTTCGTGGCTCTTGGTACCTTGAAGGTCTACGCATTTCCTTTTTGGGAGTGGGGGCTGTTCTGGTATTTCCCGCTCTGCTCGAGCCTTGTGGGACTCCTCGATGACCTTCTGAAACATCTGAGGGATTCCAGCGAGGGACTGCGGAGCATGCAGAAGCTTGTTCTGCAGCTTGCGGTCACCGTACCGTGGGCTGTCATGGTGATCGCTGTTACGGAGCATGGGGTCTTTTCCGGAGGACTTCCGGCGGATCTCCTTTCCATCGCTGTGGTGAGCTTTGTGGCCTGCGGGTTGCTCAATGCGGTCAATATTACGGATGGGCTTGATGGTCTTGTGGCAGGCAGCGGCATCATCTCCTTTGCTTTTTTGCTGATCGTTGTACGGGGGAGTCTGTGTTGTACCGTAGGGGCGCTCACAGGTCTTGCGCTCCTTGCGGCCTTTCTGTGGCACAACGCTCTGCCGGCCCGTGTGTTTATGGGGGACGTGGGGGCGCACTTTATCGGCGGTTTGCTGGCGAGCATAGCGGTGTTTTCCGGGGATTTCCGGATAGTGGTCCCGGCGGGCTTTCTGTTTGGCATCGAGGTGGCAACAGTCAGCATGCAACTGTTTGCGATTCATAAGCTCAATCGAAAGATCTTTCGAATGAGCCCGCTCCACCACCACTTTGAGCTGCTTGGATGGAGCGAGCAGCAGATTGTAACACGTTTTTGGATTGTCCATGCCCTGGGGATTGTCACCATTGCCGTGTTTCTCATAGAG harbors:
- a CDS encoding penicillin-binding protein 2; this encodes MARAESQYWQRVVASEGRGRIADRKGIPLAISVPTVSVFLDPQQWDVGNAKQLGDLFPSSVVKKAGQEYEGRFRWLVRKQPPSVRRELEKLNLPGIYTVKEKKRVYPQGSLLAHVLGFCDIDDIGLAGLERFWNRFLYSDPSVHIVAQTGSAKHVDVLSSLATPDCRGGNVVRVTIDARIQHILERCLDEAARNHDAQWAVALCMNPESGEVLGMVSWPTFDPNRRETMHPQRVLRNNAVGRIYEPGSALKPIVMGIALEQDYVEEGEVFHCPGRIRIADGWISEIYNQSHGKSTLEEIIVQSSNVGMAKIGLRFQAQDVYDALRLWGFDRETGIGVPGEEKGMLYKPGRWVGVIPANIAIGQGIAVTPLQLTTAISAIANGGHLLRPYLVDSVLDAEGEKLYVGRRTERARVLCADTAQWLQGAMRQVVALGTGQRADVEGLEIAGKTGTSQVALRGEYKEDRYVATFVGFWPQHHPEYVMLVSIGEPEGEAYTGGRVAAPVFRKMAELISRAGL
- a CDS encoding UDP-N-acetylmuramoyl-L-alanyl-D-glutamate--2,6-diaminopimelate ligase, with the protein product MMKLEEIALFLSEHGFLQERRVPGRGEHSPSVAAVAHDHRYVHRDTLFACVRGEHIDGHGFAGEAFQRGASALLCRDILDVPLPQLQTSDTRRVMGLAAAKMFGFPANSLLLIAVTGTNGKTTTSCVLQHILRQAGHICGRIGSLGYHDGLSGHPLAHTTPEGTDLQRMLAEMVDRGCTACVMEASSHALVQGRLAGCLFDGAVVTNVTSEHLDYHGTMEQYFSAKALLVAAHMKPGGKVLANLDNPYSARICHRYPANAKGFSVDARRGAYVLSDSTYSTKGTACSIGTPTGGMPDVFLSLPGMFNAQNLLGAAGLLLELGLEPEVVRHGLASLSPVPGRFECYTTTGGIGCVIDFAHTPDALETILKATRGITAGRILVVFGCGGDRFRAKRPEMARIADALADYIVITNDNPRFEEPAAIAEEIAAGIPEAFQQEKAMILLDRQQAIYTALDVAQRGDTVLLAGKGAEEYIIFGDRRLPHSDRGCLFHWVEQRGEGLQ
- a CDS encoding UDP-N-acetylmuramoyl-tripeptide--D-alanyl-D-alanine ligase produces the protein MKRETEGCSAVLGFEGADGLEVSGCSRDYPDRWCSDSRDCREGSCFVALPGEKRDGHEYIDDALEHGAAWVMLSKSRYKEYAYLESEVCLLSAEDTLEALIALAKRRLSALALKHVIAVTGSVGKTTTRMMIARLLQRRYRVYQARGSFNTAIGCALTILEAPEDIDILVLEMGANRPGEIRELVTLFPPDIAFLTEVAAAHLKGFSDIQGVCRAKMEITESQALGAFFYNADNQTIAQHLENPLPGARMVPVGREAGSDGVAIGAAQFVCDETGLGLAVELTHRRQRMPLRSSLYGEHHAYTVAFGVGCALWLRVPVDDIRSELERIAPLPGRGRYAFGPGRQLVIDESYNANPASMKASVGSARRVVDQCGFNRLVAVLGGMGELGTSASALHEQVLQESVLGNVDVLVLVGDEWRSCRSFQEAAGARLRFADNAEEAAELVEGCLDAGDVLLIKGSNVYHLSAVAAPYFEEQESPVQ
- a CDS encoding phospho-N-acetylmuramoyl-pentapeptide-transferase yields the protein MTNATMVLFGLSLFLAVVLAEGFFIRYLRTNNLNQRIKLYGPQRHLCDKRETPTMGGIVFVIAALFVALGTLKVYAFPFWEWGLFWYFPLCSSLVGLLDDLLKHLRDSSEGLRSMQKLVLQLAVTVPWAVMVIAVTEHGVFSGGLPADLLSIAVVSFVACGLLNAVNITDGLDGLVAGSGIISFAFLLIVVRGSLCCTVGALTGLALLAAFLWHNALPARVFMGDVGAHFIGGLLASIAVFSGDFRIVVPAGFLFGIEVATVSMQLFAIHKLNRKIFRMSPLHHHFELLGWSEQQIVTRFWIVHALGIVTIAVFLIEA